From the Oncorhynchus nerka isolate Pitt River linkage group LG20, Oner_Uvic_2.0, whole genome shotgun sequence genome, one window contains:
- the LOC115103264 gene encoding DET1- and DDB1-associated protein 1-like gives MDKADFLKGLPVFNKSNFSRFHADSVCKTSNRRPSVYLPIREYPSEQIIVTEKTNILLRYLHQQWDKKNAAKKREQEHSEGENTAPPRKIARTDSQELNEDS, from the exons ATGGATAAG GCAGATTTTTTAAAAGGACTACCTGTCTTCAACAAAAGCAATTTCAGCAGATTTCACGCAGACTCTGTCTGCAAAACTTCA AACCGGAGGCCCTCTGTGTATCTTCCAATTCGGGAGTATCCATCAGAACAGA TCATTGTCACAGAGAAGACAAATATTCTATTGAGATATCTTCACCAACAGTGGGACAAAAAG AATGCAGCCAAAAAGCGGGAGCAGGAGCACAGTGAGGGGGAGAACACTGCACCTCCGCGGAAAATTGCCAGAACGGACAGTCAGGAGTTGAATGAGGACTCGTAG